One Rhinoraja longicauda isolate Sanriku21f chromosome 21, sRhiLon1.1, whole genome shotgun sequence genomic region harbors:
- the top3a gene encoding DNA topoisomerase 3-alpha isoform X2, with the protein MTSVSGHLLQLEFKAPFQKWRSCNPVTLFDAEVEKYCPENYVDIKRTLEREVRKCQALVIWTDCDREGENIGFEIIQVCKAVKPNLQVLRARFSEITANSIRHAYENLVEPDEKISDAVDVRQELDLRIGASFTRFQTLRLQKIFPNVLANQIISYGSCQFPTLGFVVERFKAIQAFIQETFHKIKVTHENEDGNVEFNWKRHRLFNHTACLVLYQICMEDPVATVLDVFTKPKSKWRPLPLETVELEKLASRKLKINAKETMRIAEKLYTQGYISYPRTETNIFPKDLNLSILVQQQTVDSHWGAFAQGILDRGGPNPRNGNKSDQAHPPIHPTKYASNLQGTEQRVYEFVVRHFLACCSQDAQGQETTVEIDIAGERFVAHGLMIIARNYLDVYPYDKWNAKIIPVYERGKKFQPTTIEMVDGETCPPQLLTEADLIALMEKHGIGTDATHADHIEKIKSRMYVGLTPEQRFLPGELGMGLVEGYDSMGYEMSKPDLRAELEANLKLVCEGKKDKFSVLHQYIQKYKQVFIEAVAKAKKLDEALSHYLGEMTEITPSEEFQMEISEPVRKCPQCGRDMILKPKKDGGIYLSCTGYPDCRSAVWFPDSVLEVSKDESVCPTCKPHPVHRLKFKFKRGSVPPLVPLEFVGCIGGCDEMLREILDLRYLRGPSHLNNLSQNRPESHVNNRPKNRGGAVPTVAVGPVSRTVPSVTTRDDNAVVCNCGQNALLLTVRKDGPNQGRRFYKCNAGNCNFFLWDEQDVGESRSHGGAVGRENTNTDTGNIRQAESRGTSGVGETMCTCNQPAVTRTVQKDGPNKGRTFHTCSKPREQQCGFFQWTDENALPGSISKRRDGNSFQNGPTAKKPRSCGLCHQPGHTRTKCPQNR; encoded by the exons ATGACTTCTGTTTCGGGACACTTACTTCAATTAGAATTCAAAGCACCTTTTCAGAAATG GCGCAGCTGTAATCCTGTGACTCTCTTTGACGCCGAGGTTGAGAAGTATTGTCCAGAGAATTATGTGGATATTAAG AGAACCCTAGAGCGAGAAGTGAGGAAATGTCAGGCCCTGGTGATTTGGACTGATTGTGAtcgtgaaggggaaaacattggaTTTGAAATAATTCAAGTGTGTAAAGCAG TGAAGCCCAACCTGCAGGTGCTGCGTGCACGATTTTCTGAGATAACAGCAAATTCCATCAGACATGCCTATGAAAATCTCGTGGAACCTGATGAGAAAATCAGTGATGCTGTTGATGTAAGGCAGGAATTGGACCTTAGGATAG GTGCTTCTTTCACCCGGTTTCAGACCTTGCGACTACAGAAAATATTTCCAAATGTGCTAGCAAATCAGATCATCAGCTATGGCAGCTGCCAGTTTCCAACACTGGGGTTTGTGGTTGAACGTTTCAAAGCAATCCAGGCTTTTATTCAAGAAACATTCCATAAAATCAAAG TTACCCACGAGAATGAAGATGGCAATGTAGAATTTAACTGGAAAAGACATCGGCTTTTCAACCACACGGCATGCCTTGTACTTTACCAGATTTGCATGGAG GATCCAGTTGCTACTGTACTTGATGTATTTACCAAACCGAAGAGCAAATGGAGACCTTTACCTCTTGAAACTGTG GAATTGGAGAAACTGGCTTCAAGGAAGTTGAAAATCAATGCAAAGGAGACAATGAGGATAGCAGAGAAGTTGTACACACAAGG ATACATCAGCTACCCTCGTACAGAAACCAATATCTTCCCTAAGGACCTGAACCTCTCCATATTGGTGCAACAGCAAACCGTGGACTCTCATTGGGGGGCATTTGCTCAAGGTATTTTGGACAGAGGTGGGCCAAACCCTCGAAATGGAAACAAATCTGACCAGGCCCATCCACCGATCCATCCGACTAAATATGCCAGCAACCTACAG GGAACTGAGCAGCGCGTTTATGAGTTTGTTGTTCGCCACTTTCTGGCTTGTTGCTCCCAGGATGCACAGGGACAGGAAACCACAGTGGAAATTGATATTGCTGGAGAACGTTTTGTTGCTCACGGACTTATGATTATTGCACGGAATTATCTCGATGTTTATCCATATGACAAATGGAATGCTAAG ATTATACCAGTATATGAGAGGGGGAAGAAATTCCAGCCGACCACTATTGAGATGGTCGATGGCGAGACATGTCCACCCCAACTCTTAACTGAGGCTGATCTAATTGCCCTGATGGAGAAGCATGGTATAG gGACTGATGCCACTCACGCAGATCACATTGAGAAGATCAAATCCCGAATGTATGTGGGTTTGACTCCAGAGCAGCGATTCCTCCCTGGGGAATTGGGAATGGGTCTAGTGGAAG GATATGATTCCATGGGATATGAGATGTCCAAGCCAGATCTAAGAGCTGAGCTAGAGGCAAATCTGAAACTGGTTTGCGAAGGGAAAAAAGACAAGTTTAGTGTGTTGCATCAGTATATTCAGAAATACAAGCAGGTATTCATCGAAGCCGTGGCAAAGGCAAAGAA GCTGGATGAGGCTCTGTCCCATTACTTGGGGGAGATGACAGAGATCACACCGTCCGAAGAGTTCCAGATGGAGATTTCGGAACCTGTTCGAAAATGCCCCCAGTGTGGCAGGGACATGATTCTCAAACCAAAGAAAGATGGAGG GATTTACCTTTCATGTACCGGATATCCGGACTGCAGGTCTGCAGTTTGGTTTCCTGATTCTGTCCTTGAGGTCAGCAAGGATGAGAGCGTTTGTCCCACATGTAAGCCGCACCCAGTTCACAG GTTAAAGTTTAAGTTCAAGCGAGGCAGTGTGCCTCCGTTGGTGCCCTTGGAGTTTGTCGGCTGTATTGGGGGTTGTGACGAGATGTTGAGGGAGATCCTGGACCTGAGGTATTTACGTGGACCATCCCATTTGAACAATTTGTCACAGAACAGACCGGAGAGTCACGTGAACAATAGGCCCAAAAACCGTGGAGGTGCTGTGCCAACAGTGGCTGTGGGCCCAGTATCTAGAACCGTTCCATCGGTGACTACACGTGATGATAATGCTGTTGTGTGCAACTGTGGTCAGAATGCACTTCTACTGACAGTCCGGAAGGATGGACCAAACCAGGGACGGAGGTTTTACAAGTGTAACGCAGGCAATTGCAACTTCTTTCTGTGGGACGAGCAGgacgttggggaatcgagaagccACGGAGGAGCTGTTGGCAGGGAGAATACGAACACAGATACAGGAAATATCCGCCAAGCTGAAAGCAGGGGGACATCTGGTGTAGGAGAAACAATGTGCACATGCAACCAGCCAGCTGTCACACGCACAGTGCAGAAAGACGGACCCAACAAGGGACGGACATTCCATACCTGCTCCAAACCCAGAGAACAGCAGTGTGGTTTCTTCCAGTGGACCGATGAGAACGCGTTACCTG GATCAATAAGTAAACGGCGGGATGGAAATTCTTTCCAGAATGGACCCACAGCAAAGAAGCCACGGTCCTGCGGACTGTGTCATCAGCCGGGGCACACTAGGACAAAGTGCCCCCAAAACCGGTGA
- the top3a gene encoding DNA topoisomerase 3-alpha isoform X1, with protein MISVLSRTMSSARGRRLQARQVLCVAEKNDAAKSIAEIMSAGRSQRREGLSKFNKIYEYGCNVLGQNISVVMTSVSGHLLQLEFKAPFQKWRSCNPVTLFDAEVEKYCPENYVDIKRTLEREVRKCQALVIWTDCDREGENIGFEIIQVCKAVKPNLQVLRARFSEITANSIRHAYENLVEPDEKISDAVDVRQELDLRIGASFTRFQTLRLQKIFPNVLANQIISYGSCQFPTLGFVVERFKAIQAFIQETFHKIKVTHENEDGNVEFNWKRHRLFNHTACLVLYQICMEDPVATVLDVFTKPKSKWRPLPLETVELEKLASRKLKINAKETMRIAEKLYTQGYISYPRTETNIFPKDLNLSILVQQQTVDSHWGAFAQGILDRGGPNPRNGNKSDQAHPPIHPTKYASNLQGTEQRVYEFVVRHFLACCSQDAQGQETTVEIDIAGERFVAHGLMIIARNYLDVYPYDKWNAKIIPVYERGKKFQPTTIEMVDGETCPPQLLTEADLIALMEKHGIGTDATHADHIEKIKSRMYVGLTPEQRFLPGELGMGLVEGYDSMGYEMSKPDLRAELEANLKLVCEGKKDKFSVLHQYIQKYKQVFIEAVAKAKKLDEALSHYLGEMTEITPSEEFQMEISEPVRKCPQCGRDMILKPKKDGGIYLSCTGYPDCRSAVWFPDSVLEVSKDESVCPTCKPHPVHRLKFKFKRGSVPPLVPLEFVGCIGGCDEMLREILDLRYLRGPSHLNNLSQNRPESHVNNRPKNRGGAVPTVAVGPVSRTVPSVTTRDDNAVVCNCGQNALLLTVRKDGPNQGRRFYKCNAGNCNFFLWDEQDVGESRSHGGAVGRENTNTDTGNIRQAESRGTSGVGETMCTCNQPAVTRTVQKDGPNKGRTFHTCSKPREQQCGFFQWTDENALPGSISKRRDGNSFQNGPTAKKPRSCGLCHQPGHTRTKCPQNR; from the exons ATGATATCGGTGCTCAGCCGCACGATGAGCAGCGCTAGGGGTCGCCGGTTGCAGGCCCGCCAGGTGCTGTGTGTGGCTGAGAAAAATGACGCGGCCAAATCCATCGCGGAGATCATGTCGGCTGGACGTTCCCAGAGG AGAGAAGGGCTTTCAAAATTCAACAAGATCTATGAGTATGGGTGTAATGTGCTTGGTCAG AATATTTCTGTTGTGATGACTTCTGTTTCGGGACACTTACTTCAATTAGAATTCAAAGCACCTTTTCAGAAATG GCGCAGCTGTAATCCTGTGACTCTCTTTGACGCCGAGGTTGAGAAGTATTGTCCAGAGAATTATGTGGATATTAAG AGAACCCTAGAGCGAGAAGTGAGGAAATGTCAGGCCCTGGTGATTTGGACTGATTGTGAtcgtgaaggggaaaacattggaTTTGAAATAATTCAAGTGTGTAAAGCAG TGAAGCCCAACCTGCAGGTGCTGCGTGCACGATTTTCTGAGATAACAGCAAATTCCATCAGACATGCCTATGAAAATCTCGTGGAACCTGATGAGAAAATCAGTGATGCTGTTGATGTAAGGCAGGAATTGGACCTTAGGATAG GTGCTTCTTTCACCCGGTTTCAGACCTTGCGACTACAGAAAATATTTCCAAATGTGCTAGCAAATCAGATCATCAGCTATGGCAGCTGCCAGTTTCCAACACTGGGGTTTGTGGTTGAACGTTTCAAAGCAATCCAGGCTTTTATTCAAGAAACATTCCATAAAATCAAAG TTACCCACGAGAATGAAGATGGCAATGTAGAATTTAACTGGAAAAGACATCGGCTTTTCAACCACACGGCATGCCTTGTACTTTACCAGATTTGCATGGAG GATCCAGTTGCTACTGTACTTGATGTATTTACCAAACCGAAGAGCAAATGGAGACCTTTACCTCTTGAAACTGTG GAATTGGAGAAACTGGCTTCAAGGAAGTTGAAAATCAATGCAAAGGAGACAATGAGGATAGCAGAGAAGTTGTACACACAAGG ATACATCAGCTACCCTCGTACAGAAACCAATATCTTCCCTAAGGACCTGAACCTCTCCATATTGGTGCAACAGCAAACCGTGGACTCTCATTGGGGGGCATTTGCTCAAGGTATTTTGGACAGAGGTGGGCCAAACCCTCGAAATGGAAACAAATCTGACCAGGCCCATCCACCGATCCATCCGACTAAATATGCCAGCAACCTACAG GGAACTGAGCAGCGCGTTTATGAGTTTGTTGTTCGCCACTTTCTGGCTTGTTGCTCCCAGGATGCACAGGGACAGGAAACCACAGTGGAAATTGATATTGCTGGAGAACGTTTTGTTGCTCACGGACTTATGATTATTGCACGGAATTATCTCGATGTTTATCCATATGACAAATGGAATGCTAAG ATTATACCAGTATATGAGAGGGGGAAGAAATTCCAGCCGACCACTATTGAGATGGTCGATGGCGAGACATGTCCACCCCAACTCTTAACTGAGGCTGATCTAATTGCCCTGATGGAGAAGCATGGTATAG gGACTGATGCCACTCACGCAGATCACATTGAGAAGATCAAATCCCGAATGTATGTGGGTTTGACTCCAGAGCAGCGATTCCTCCCTGGGGAATTGGGAATGGGTCTAGTGGAAG GATATGATTCCATGGGATATGAGATGTCCAAGCCAGATCTAAGAGCTGAGCTAGAGGCAAATCTGAAACTGGTTTGCGAAGGGAAAAAAGACAAGTTTAGTGTGTTGCATCAGTATATTCAGAAATACAAGCAGGTATTCATCGAAGCCGTGGCAAAGGCAAAGAA GCTGGATGAGGCTCTGTCCCATTACTTGGGGGAGATGACAGAGATCACACCGTCCGAAGAGTTCCAGATGGAGATTTCGGAACCTGTTCGAAAATGCCCCCAGTGTGGCAGGGACATGATTCTCAAACCAAAGAAAGATGGAGG GATTTACCTTTCATGTACCGGATATCCGGACTGCAGGTCTGCAGTTTGGTTTCCTGATTCTGTCCTTGAGGTCAGCAAGGATGAGAGCGTTTGTCCCACATGTAAGCCGCACCCAGTTCACAG GTTAAAGTTTAAGTTCAAGCGAGGCAGTGTGCCTCCGTTGGTGCCCTTGGAGTTTGTCGGCTGTATTGGGGGTTGTGACGAGATGTTGAGGGAGATCCTGGACCTGAGGTATTTACGTGGACCATCCCATTTGAACAATTTGTCACAGAACAGACCGGAGAGTCACGTGAACAATAGGCCCAAAAACCGTGGAGGTGCTGTGCCAACAGTGGCTGTGGGCCCAGTATCTAGAACCGTTCCATCGGTGACTACACGTGATGATAATGCTGTTGTGTGCAACTGTGGTCAGAATGCACTTCTACTGACAGTCCGGAAGGATGGACCAAACCAGGGACGGAGGTTTTACAAGTGTAACGCAGGCAATTGCAACTTCTTTCTGTGGGACGAGCAGgacgttggggaatcgagaagccACGGAGGAGCTGTTGGCAGGGAGAATACGAACACAGATACAGGAAATATCCGCCAAGCTGAAAGCAGGGGGACATCTGGTGTAGGAGAAACAATGTGCACATGCAACCAGCCAGCTGTCACACGCACAGTGCAGAAAGACGGACCCAACAAGGGACGGACATTCCATACCTGCTCCAAACCCAGAGAACAGCAGTGTGGTTTCTTCCAGTGGACCGATGAGAACGCGTTACCTG GATCAATAAGTAAACGGCGGGATGGAAATTCTTTCCAGAATGGACCCACAGCAAAGAAGCCACGGTCCTGCGGACTGTGTCATCAGCCGGGGCACACTAGGACAAAGTGCCCCCAAAACCGGTGA